The Mycolicibacterium fluoranthenivorans genome segment ATTCGATGCACTGTGGACGGTTCGGTCGTCCACCTGCCACGAATTCGGATCGGCGTTCACTCAAGCAGCCACAGTCACCGGCGGCATCTATCGTGGAGTGGGCCACTGCATCGACCACCACCGGTTAGGTACCGCATGGCATTTCGAGCAAATTGCATTTGCCCTACGGTGCTGGCTCGAAGCGAGACGTTGACACCCAGTGAGCTGTGTAAGCACCCAATCACCGCCCGGGGATCAAAAGCTCTGACCGACAACCGTCGTCGACCGGTTCCGTGATCAGAGGAGTCGATCAGGCCGGCCAGCAGGAACTTGTGGATGCCGACATATCCCAGGGCTGAACTCTACGGGGACTGTACGGAATCCACGGGTGATCGAATTGCCGTGAAAGTCCGGACGGGCACCCGTCGCCAGCCGGAAGTCGGGCAGGCGTGACAGCACCCGCTCCACCCCGATCTGAAACTCCAGGCGCGCCAAGTTGGAGCCCAGACAACGGTGCACACCCGCACCGAAGCCCAGATGACGGTTCTCCCGGCGATCGAGCACGCAACGGTTCGCATCGGGGAACACGTTGTCGTCGCGGTTCGCAGCGGCGAAGTTGACCACCACCGTGTCACCGGCATGGAAGGTGTGCCCGCTCAGTTCGACATCCTTGGTGACGGTCCGGTGCAGCCCGTGGATCGACCCCGCGTAGCGGATGAGTTCCTCGACCGCGCGGGGGAGTAGGTCGGGGTCCGCGGCGAGACGGTCACGTTCACCCGGATGGGTGGCCAGGTGGTGGAAGGCGAAAGACATGGCGCTGGCGGTGGTCTCCAGACCGGCCTGGACGAGCAGCATCGCGTTGGCAACGGCATCCTCGATGGGCAGCCTCTCCCCGTCGATCTCGGCGGCCAGCAGGATGTCGATCATGTCGCCGCGCGACGGTTGGCCGATGCGGGCCGTGACGGTGTCGTGGATGTACTGATACAGCCCACCCCAAGCCGTCATCCGGATGTCCTCGGTCGCCCCGTTGAGGGCGTCGTCGGTGAGTTGAAAACAGATCCCGACATCGTGGGCGGGAATGCCCAGCAGGTATTTGAACAGCACGATCCCGGGCTGCCGCCAGGCGACCCGGGCCAGGTCCCCGGCTCCGGCGCCGATGAAATCGTCGATGAGCAGATCGGTTTCGGTGGTGACCTGGGGCCGCAGCGCTTTCATCTGGGCCGGCGAGAAGTACGGGTTGAGCACTTTGCGCAGCTTCTGCTGCCGCGGTGGATCCATCATCACCACCAGATCGCCGATGACGAAGTCGGCCGATCCCGGAACCGGGTTGTTGGAGAAGTGTTCCCAGTCCTGGGCGATCCGGTAGCAGTCGTCGTAATTCACCGCGATCCAGGCCCCGCCGGGGGTGTCGGCGAGAAACGGGGTGTCGGTGTGCGGGAAGGGACATCCCTGGCGCATCACGGTGTAGACGTCGTACAGCAGGTCGTTGTCGTTGAAGTCCGGGTGCCGCAGATCCCAGTTCTGCGCATGGCTTTCCGGTGAGGTCGTCATCTAATGTCCCTGCTCCCGGGCCACCCGCTGATCGTGGATGCGCACCAGTTCGCGGAAGCCGATCCGGTGATACTTCGGCACCGGCTGGATACCCCATTGATCCTGGGCGGTGTCCTTGCCTTCGGCGCCCTCGGGCGGCCCGAACGCCGGGTAGGGCACCTTGCATTCGAGGGTGTCATCGGAATAGCGCACCTTGAGCAGTTCGCTGCAGATCTGGGTGAGGCTCAAGGTGGGGTAGCCGTAGTAGATGGCCATGAACGGCAAGGTGAAGGCGCCTTCGAGCACGAGCGCCACCAAGCACACGAGCACCGCGCGCTTGATCCAGGTGTGCATGCGGGCGTAATAGGGCGTGGTGCCGGGCGGAAGATCGTCGGCCTTGTCGTCGGTGCTCGCTGGTGCGGTCACAGTTTCTCCTTTAGT includes the following:
- a CDS encoding cytochrome P450, with the protein product MTTSPESHAQNWDLRHPDFNDNDLLYDVYTVMRQGCPFPHTDTPFLADTPGGAWIAVNYDDCYRIAQDWEHFSNNPVPGSADFVIGDLVVMMDPPRQQKLRKVLNPYFSPAQMKALRPQVTTETDLLIDDFIGAGAGDLARVAWRQPGIVLFKYLLGIPAHDVGICFQLTDDALNGATEDIRMTAWGGLYQYIHDTVTARIGQPSRGDMIDILLAAEIDGERLPIEDAVANAMLLVQAGLETTASAMSFAFHHLATHPGERDRLAADPDLLPRAVEELIRYAGSIHGLHRTVTKDVELSGHTFHAGDTVVVNFAAANRDDNVFPDANRCVLDRRENRHLGFGAGVHRCLGSNLARLEFQIGVERVLSRLPDFRLATGARPDFHGNSITRGFRTVPVEFSPGICRHPQVPAGRPDRLL